Sequence from the bacterium genome:
TCAAAAAAGTCGGCAAGCGGAAAATAGTCCTGGGCGTACCCCTTCTGCACACTCGCCAGATAGTCATCACTTTCCTTCCTTGATTTCCTGCCAGCAAACCGGAATTCAGGCAATGGGTATCCGGCCTGGACCGCCATCAGGGCAGCCACCCAGCGCGCCAAACGTCCGTTTCCATCCCTGAAGGGGTGGATCAACAGTAATTCCGCGTGCACCATGGCAATCCGGGTGGCCACTTCGGGAAGCGGCGCAGGCCGGCATGGGGTGTATTCAGCGAGAAGGCCGGATTCAAAACCCGCCATGTGACGGGGGACAAGATAGGCTGGCGGCCATCTGAAACCACCTTTGGCTAATTCAACATTCCTGTAATGCCCAGCCCATGGATAAATGCCTCCCAGCCAGTCCTTATGCAAAGAACAGATCATTCCGGCGGTTACACGTGTTTCTGCCCCTACCGAATCCAGTGATCGGGCCTGCATCGCAATTTGAGTGATGGAGGAATGAATATGGGCGCACCAATTTTTATAGACAGCATGGTACTGACCTTGGGGCGGTTCCTGCGGAATCGGGGACAGGAGAGGAATGTTCCAGTGGAGCGGGTTGAAATGAGTGCGAGTTACCGGGAGGAAGAGGCCCCCACCCTCATCACGCTCAGTAGTGGGCAGATGCTTTTGCCGGGTATTGGGGTGACTCATCGGTTTATGCAGTGAGAGGGGTTTGCTTTATGTGGAATCGGACGTAGCGGACATATGGGACGGATCGATGGAAGGAGGATGGACCAGTGGGACGAATGGGGCGGAATTGATGCGCGACGACAAACGGGATCAGGAGACCGCCGCCCAAGTCCGGACAGAATTGATCCGTCAAATCAGGAACATACCATGAACAAAGCAGATGTTTTACCAAACATGCAACCACAATACCGGCATATGTTTGGTAAACTTGACAGGAGTTACCAAACATGGCATCTTTTTACCAATGTATGTTTGGTA
This genomic interval carries:
- a CDS encoding Fic family protein; translation: MQARSLDSVGAETRVTAGMICSLHKDWLGGIYPWAGHYRNVELAKGGFRWPPAYLVPRHMAGFESGLLAEYTPCRPAPLPEVATRIAMVHAELLLIHPFRDGNGRLARWVAALMAVQAGYPLPEFRFAGRKSRKESDDYLASVQKGYAQDYFPLADFFENAIRRRMEEGS